The Solanum pennellii chromosome 11, SPENNV200 genome contains a region encoding:
- the LOC107004399 gene encoding elongation factor 1-alpha-like, translating into MGKEKIHISIVVIGHVDSGKSTTTGHLIYKLGGIDKRVIERFEKEAAEMNKRSFKYAWVLDKLKAERERGITIDIALWKFETTKYYCTVIDAPGHRDFIKNMITGTSQADCAVLIIDSTTGGFEAGISKDGQTREHALLAFTLGVKQMICCCNKMDATTPKYSKARYDEIVKEVSSYLKKVGYNPDKIPFVPISGFEGDNMIERSTNLDWYKGPTLLEALDQINEPKRPSDKPLRLPLQDVYKIGGIGTVPVGRVETGVIKPGMVVTFGPSGLTTEVKSVEMHHEALQEALPGDNVGFNVKNVAVKDLKRGYVASNSKDDPAKGAASFTAQVIIMNHPGQIGNGYAPVLDCHTSHIAVKFAEILTKIDRRSGKELEKEPKFLKNGDAGMVKMIPTKPMVVETFAEYPPLGRFAVRDMRQTVAVGVVKNVDKKDPTGAKVTKAAQKKK; encoded by the exons ATGGGTAAAGAGAAGATTCATATCAGCATTGTTGTCATTGGACATGTCGACTCTGGAAAGTCGACCACTACTGGGCACTTGATCTACAAGCTTGGTGGTATTGACAAGCGTGTGATCGAGAGGTTTGAGAAAGAAGCAGCTGAGATGAACAAGAGGTCCTTCAAGTATGCATGGGTGCTTGACAAGCTTAAGGCTGAGCGTGAACGTGGTATTACCATTGATATTGCCTTGTGGAAGTTTGAGACCACAAAGTACTACTGCACTGTGATTGATGCTCCTGGACACAGAGATTTCATCAAGAACATGATTACTGGTACCTCTCAGGCTGACTGTGCTGTCCTCATCATTGACTCCACAACTGGTGGTTTCGAAGCTGGTATTTCAAAGGATGGACAGACCCGTGAGCACGCATTGCTTGCTTTCACCCTTGGTGTCAAGCAAATGATTTGCTGCTGTAACAAG ATGGATGCTACCACCCCCAAGTACTCCAAGGCTAGGTACGATGAAATCGTCAAGGAAGTTTCTTCCTACCTCAAGAAAGTAGGATACAACCCTGACAAAATCCCCTTTGTCCCCATCTCTGGTTTTGAAGGAGACAACATGATTGAGCGATCAACCAACCTTGACTGGTACAAGGGCCCAACCCTACTTGAGGCTCTTGACCAGATTAATGAGCCCAAGAGGCCCTCAGACAAGCCCCTCCGTCTTCCACTTCAGGATGTCTACAAAATTGGTGGTATCGGAACTGTACCTGTCGGTCGTGTTGAAACTGGTGTTATTAAGCCTGGTATGGTTGTCACTTTTGGTCCATCTGGTCTGACCACTGAGGTTAAATCTGTTGAGATGCACCACGAGGCTCTTCAGGAGGCACTTCCTGGTGACAATGTTGGGTTCAATGTCAAGAACGTTGCAGTTAAGGATCTTAAGAGAGGTTACGTTGCCTCCAACTCCAAAGATGACCCAGCAAAGGGTGCTGCCAGCTTCACTGCTCAAGTTATCATCATGAACCACCCTGGTCAGATTGGAAACGGATATGCCCCAGTGCTCGACTGCCACACCTCCCACATTGCTGTCAAGTTTGCTGAGATCTTGACCAAGATTGACAGACGTTCTGGTAAGGAACTTGAGAAGGAGCCCAAGTTTTTGAAGAATGGTGATGCAGGTATGGTTAAGATGATTCCCACCAAGCCCATGGTTGTTGAGACCTTTGCTGAGTACCCACCATTGGGACGTTTTGCTGTGAGGGACATGCGTCAGACTGTTGCTGTTGGAGTTGTCAAGAACGTCGACAAGAAAGACCCTACTGGTGCTAAAGTCACCAAGGCTGCCCAAAAGAAGAAGTGA
- the LOC107003407 gene encoding uncharacterized protein LOC107003407 isoform X2, producing the protein MAAPSAIEANVWTANKQILDVPLQLYPSRDKISSSSSGVVDGVFFWLDNSGERMTVFDSVEKSFWAFVLPEWRTPNYLNSCCLGFTGGELCFAYNRLNIITCWRLINFRSRDNAVWVWKYVVDVTDIFQKCSEDFGLGGGSNLGMEVQNMVFHPVLPCILYLQIRGKVIVCDVSTRVVELVYDFGEAWRKTHEYKLFSYEWTQWPRLL; encoded by the exons ATGGCCGCGCCTTCTGCAATAG AGGCTAATGTGTGGACTGCGAATAAACAAATTCTGGATGTACCTTTGCAATTGTACCCTTCCAGGGATAAGATCTCCTCATCCTCGTCTGGTGTAGTCGATGGAGTATTCTTTTGGCTCGATAATAGTGGAGAACGAATGACTGTTTTTGATAGTGTAGAAAAGAGTTTTTGGGCTTTCGTATTACCTGAATGGAGGACACCGAACTATCTCAATAGTTGTTGTCTTGGTTTTACAGGCGGGGAACTCTGTTTTGCTTATAATCGTTTGAACATCATCACTTGTTGGCGACTCATCAATTTTCGTAGTCGAGATAATGCAGTATGGGTTTGGAAGTATGTTGTAGATGTTACTGATATATTTCAGAAATGTTCAGAGGATTTTGGACTTGGAGGAGGCAGTAATCTTGGTATGGAGGTTCAGAACATGGTTTTTCATCCTGTTCTTCCGTGCATCTTGTATTTGCAAATAAGAGGAAAAGTTATTGTTTGTGATGTGTCCACGCGTGTGGTAGAACTTGTATATGATTTTGGAGAAGCTTGGCGAAAGACCCACGAATACAAATTGTTTTCCTATGAGTGGACTCAATGGCCGCGGCTTTTATAG
- the LOC107003407 gene encoding F-box protein At5g03970-like isoform X1 yields MNCQHKLFVSEEIVINILNRLPLKSLARFECVSKNWQKVIAEVYRNRLRWPKPYQIGFFFVERRSQSRFFFSSKESPLLVGAILDKSINFIGERVYIVSSSNGFLLCNKLRSRQRVYYVYNPATRQRLDLPKTQICMKDPYVGFTCKVDEDNSVSFTIVRYETPPSTWHELQYYLIIESFSSEANVWTANKQILDVPLQLYPSRDKISSSSSGVVDGVFFWLDNSGERMTVFDSVEKSFWAFVLPEWRTPNYLNSCCLGFTGGELCFAYNRLNIITCWRLINFRSRDNAVWVWKYVVDVTDIFQKCSEDFGLGGGSNLGMEVQNMVFHPVLPCILYLQIRGKVIVCDVSTRVVELVYDFGEAWRKTHEYKLFSYEWTQWPRLL; encoded by the coding sequence ATGAATTGTCAACACAAATTGTTTGTTTCTGAGGAAATTGTAATCAATATATTGAATCGCTTGCCTCTAAAATCGCTAGCGAGGTTTGAATGTGTATCAAAGAACTGGCAAAAAGTCATTGCTGAAGTTTACCGTAATCGTCTACGGTGGCCTAAACCCTATCAAAtcggttttttttttgtagagcGACGTTCCCAAAGTCGTTTTTTCTTCTCATCGAAGGAATCACCACTTTTAGTTGGTGCTATTTTGGATAAATCAATCAATTTCATCGGGGAGAGAGTGTATATTGTTTCTTCATCCAATGGTTTTCTCCTCTGCAATAAGCTTAGAAGCAGGCAGAGGGTTTATTATGTTTATAACCCTGCCACAAGGCAGCGTTTGGATCTCCCTAAAACTCAAATATGTATGAAAGATCCATATGTTGGATTTACTTGTAAGGTAGATGAGGATAACTCTGTCTCATTTACTATAGTTCGTTATGAAACACCTCCGAGTACTTGGCATGAGCTCcagtattatttaataattgaaAGTTTCTCTTCAGAGGCTAATGTGTGGACTGCGAATAAACAAATTCTGGATGTACCTTTGCAATTGTACCCTTCCAGGGATAAGATCTCCTCATCCTCGTCTGGTGTAGTCGATGGAGTATTCTTTTGGCTCGATAATAGTGGAGAACGAATGACTGTTTTTGATAGTGTAGAAAAGAGTTTTTGGGCTTTCGTATTACCTGAATGGAGGACACCGAACTATCTCAATAGTTGTTGTCTTGGTTTTACAGGCGGGGAACTCTGTTTTGCTTATAATCGTTTGAACATCATCACTTGTTGGCGACTCATCAATTTTCGTAGTCGAGATAATGCAGTATGGGTTTGGAAGTATGTTGTAGATGTTACTGATATATTTCAGAAATGTTCAGAGGATTTTGGACTTGGAGGAGGCAGTAATCTTGGTATGGAGGTTCAGAACATGGTTTTTCATCCTGTTCTTCCGTGCATCTTGTATTTGCAAATAAGAGGAAAAGTTATTGTTTGTGATGTGTCCACGCGTGTGGTAGAACTTGTATATGATTTTGGAGAAGCTTGGCGAAAGACCCACGAATACAAATTGTTTTCCTATGAGTGGACTCAATGGCCGCGGCTTTTATAG